The genome window TACGGGAGATCCACAAGGAGTCCGACGGCACCTACGGCATCCCGCGCGTCACCGCCGAGCTGAAGGCTGCCGGGATCGACGTCAACCACAAGCGCGTCGAGCGGGTGATGCGCCGCATCGGCCTGCAGGGCGTGCACCTGCGCAAGAAGGTCCGCACCACGATCCCCGAGCCGGAAGCGGCCCCGGTGCCGGACCTGCTGCGGCGCGGCTTCACCGCGAGCGAGCCGAACACCAAGTACGTCGGCGACATCACGTATCTGCCCGTCGGGGATGGCCAATTCCTCTATCTGGCAACGGTGTTGGACCTGCATTCCAGGCGGCTCGCGGGCTGGTCGATCGCCGACCACATGCGCACCGAGCTGGTCACCGACGCGCTCGAGGCTGCCGCCCGCACCCGGGGCGGCAGCCTCGACGGGGCGGTCTTCCACAGTGACAACGGGGCGCAGTACGCGTCGAAGGAGTTCGCAAAGGTATGCAGCCGGCTCGGCGTGATCCGCTCGCGCGGAGCGGTCGGCACCAGCGCGGACAACGCCGCCGCGGAGAGTTTCAACGCAACCCTGAAGAGGGAGACCCTCCAAGGAAAGAAAGGCTGGTCAGGGCCGCGTGAGGCCCGCCTCGCAGTGTTCCGGTGGGTCACCCGCTACAACACGCGACGCAGGCACTCGGGGCTTGGCTACATCAGTCCGATCGCCTTCGAACAGCGATCGGTTACGCTGGCCTCTGCCGCATAGCAAATGGTGTCCACGCTTCGGGGGAAGCCCCCGACATCGCTCAGCTCCGGCACCTGGGCGCCGGGTGAGATCGCCGTCGTCGTGCCGCGTGAGTTGATTGCCGACTGGGCACCGAAGGATGCGACGAGGCAGGCTCGCATCATCGACCTGAACGCCTTCAACCAGCTCTTCGAGATCTTCGAGCACACCGCCTGGAGGCTGGAGACCCGGCGTCGGTACGCCTCCGACGAGCAGACGAACACCTATGCGCAGTTCCTCGCCGAAGGCCGTGGACTGGGACATGGACTCCTGGTATTGCCACACAATCAGCAACCAGACGGCGGCCGGGAAGACGGTCGGCCGCGTCCGACTGGTCGACGACCCGCCGACGGACGGACAGCGCTACCTGCTGTGCAACGCCGAGCGGAACGCCGACCTCGGGGAGGACATCCAAATCCTGCCCCGTGCGGAGGCCGAGAGGCTGCGGCTTGGAAGTGAAGACTTCTGGATCTTCGACTCCCGTCTGGTCGCGCGGCTCAACTTCACCGAGGCGGACGAACTGACCGACGTCGAACTGATCACGGAACCGGCGGAAGTGATCCGGTACTCGATGCTGCGGGATGCCGCCTGGCACCACGCCCTGCCCTTCCAACAGCTCACGGCGACGGCCGGAACCAAGTAGGCCGACACAAGGCGGGCACCGATGCCGACGGACTACCAGCAGGCACGCGAGGCGCTCGGGATGCGTCTGCGCGAGCTGCGCATGTCCACGCCGACATCAGGGCCGTCGGAGCCCAACCTAGGCCGTCGCAATCGACGCTGTTCGTCCTACCGGCCGTCAAGAAGCCCTCTCCGACGCCAGGGCCCGCCCGGCGTCAGCGTAGAAGTTGATCTTCCGGTCGAGCACGTTCAGGGTGTCCTGCAGCTCGGCGATCCGGGACAGCACGTCGTCCCGGGTCGACTTCAGGAGGTCGAAGCGCTCGGTGTAGGTGTGGTCGCCCTCGCGCACCAATTCGGCGTACCGGACCATGTCGGCGACCGGCATCCCGGTGAGCCGGAGCTTGCCAACGAGGTCGAGCCAGTCGAGGTCGCGGTTGCGGTAGCGGCGCTGGCCGGTGTGGGAGCGGTCGATGTGCGGCATCAGCCCGATCCGCTCGTACCAGCGCAGGGTGTGCGCCGTCAGACCGGTGAGGTCGACGACCTCGCTGATCGTGTACCTGTCCTGCCCGTCGGGCCGCCGAGGCTTCAGCGGCGGACCGGCGCAGCTGTCGGAGGTCGTCGCACTCGCGGTACTGCTGGTACTCGTGGTCTCCATCACCGTCATGGCCCCCACGCTAAAACCTTGGAGTGCGCTCCAAGCAAGCGAATCCGGTGAGAAACCATGAGGACTTGACGTGCTCGGGCTGGTTAGCGTGCGGGCATGAGTCTCGTACGACGTGCCACGGCCGAGGACGCGCTGGAAGTGCTCCGACTGCGCCAGGTGATGATCGACTCCATGGGACCCCCGGGGACGGCCGGTCCCACCGGCTGGCACACCGACTCGCTGCCCACCCTGCGCCGCCGACTCGCCGGTGCCGAGGGGGAGTTCGCGGCGTTCGTCGTCGACCGTCCGGAGCGGCCGGACGCGCTCGCCGCGCTGGTGGTGGGGACCGTCGATTACCGGATCGGGAAGCCGGGCAACCCGCGCGGCGCGGTCGGGCACGTGTTCAGCGTGGCCACCGACCCGGAGTGCAGGCGCCGGGGCTACGCCCGCGCCTGCATGGAGGTCCTCGTGGACTGGTTCCGCGAGGTCGGCGTCGGCTACGTCCATCTGACCGCGTCCGCCGAGGCCGAGCCGCTGTACGCGTCGATGGGCTTCCGGCGCAGGCCCGACCCGCTGATGCAGCTGGACCTTTGAGCCGCCTAGGCTCGTGGGCATGTCATTGCAGAGCGTCTCTGATCAGCTAAGCGATCCCATGCGAACCGTAGGGTTCGGCGTGGGTTCTGCCCACCTGGGCGGAGTGGCATGAGCGTGGAGATGGAATCCCGCGCCAAGTACTGCTCCGCGTGGCCGGTGGTGGGTGTGCTGATCGCGGTCGCGCCCTGGTGCCGGTGGGCTGCGCGGGGCAGCCTGGTCCGGTCCGTTGGTGCGTGTCCCTCCGGACGCTTTCCGGCCGGGCCCGGGGGCCGGGCCGGGGAGGGAATCCCGCGTCGCCTGGGCGCGGGACGGTTGGAAAGCGGCCGGGTAGGGCCGGTCTTGGACCGGTCTTTCCGGCTGGTCTTGGGTGTGGCCGTGATGACTGCCCCGGCTTCGAACTTGTCCACGACCTTGCGGATCACCATGGCTCCGCTGGTCTTGTCCACGACGGTCTTGGTCTGGTGGGTGAGGCCACGCGCGACGATCCGCCGCCATGCGCCCTGGTCGCGGTCGTCCTGCCATCGGCAGGACGGGCAGATGGCCCACTTCCAGCCCCGGATGGTGGGCCGGTCAGGGGACTTGCGGTGTCGCAGTGGGGTGAGGCAGTGCGGACAGTGCTTGGAGGTGTTCGCCGGCGGCACGGTCACCACGGCAATGCCGGCTTCGGCGGCCAAGGTGTTCACGTCGGCGGCATTCCAGTGCTCGCCGAGCAGGGAGGCAGCCATGCCGACTGCCAGGCCAGTGCACCAGCCCACGCGTTCGGCCAGCACGGCAGCGGTGAGGACTTCGCCGGTCTTCTCATCCACCCCAGCATGGACCAGAGTGCGAGCGCAGGCGGTGCGGGAGGTCTCGCCCTCGGTGAGCGGCAGCTTCCGGCTCATCGAGGGCGGCTCTCTTCGCCGCACTGCCCCGACTCGGCCAGCAGACGGCGACGGTTGTCCGCACTGCGCATTCCGTACAGCCGCCCGGCGAACGTCGTCACCAGTGAGGCGAAATCTTCGAGGAGTTCGTCCCGGCCGCCGAGTTTCTTCGGGTGCAGCACCTCCACGGCGACGCCATACACGGCGAACAGCCGCTTCAGCCAGCCCAAACCGAACCGCGCGAGCCGGTCCTCATGCGTCACCCGCACCACGGTCACCGAACCGTCCGCGACCATCGCGATCACCCGGTTCAAGCCGGGCCGGTTCTCCTTCAGACCGGAACCACGATCCTTGACGACCTTGACGACCGTCCCCGTCGAAGTAGCCCGCAACTCCTGCTCCTGGGCCTCCAGCGAGGACTCATGCCCCGACGAGCCCGACACCCGCGCATACAGCAACTCCAGACGCGGCCGGGAAACGCTGGAGTCACTGCCGCGTTTCATGTTCTCCACGTCCACCGAAGAGAACCGGCGCTCACGCCCGACCCAGGTGAACGGGATCTTGCCGTCCAACGCCCACTGGCGAAGCGTCATCGGGTGTATCCCGAGACGCTTCGCGGCCTTGGACATGCGCAGCAACTCCACGCGTTGAACAATACATGCACAACACTAGGGATAACTAATGAAATTGGTAAGCCTCGCCCTGATCGAGAACTGGCCGGTTCCCACCGCCGCCGCGGCCGTCGTACGCGCGGACGGCACCGTACTCGGGTCGCACGGCCCCACCGGGCACCGCTTCCCGCTCGCCTCGGTCACCAAGCCGCTCGCCGCGTACGCCACGCTGGTCGCGTACGAGGAGGGGGCGATCGAGCTGGACGAGGCGGCGGGTCCGGCCGGGTCGACCGTGCGGCATCTGCTGGCGCACACCTCGGGACTGGCCTTCGACGAGCACCGGGTGACGGTGGAGCCCGGTGTGCGACGGCTGTACTCCAACACCGGGTTCGAGGTACTCGGCGACCATGTGGCCAAGGCGACGGACATCCCGTTCGCGGAGTACGCGCGGCAGGCGGTGCTGGAGCCGCTGGGGATGACGGCCACCTCGCTGGACGGCTCCCCGGCCAAGGACGGGGTGTCGAGCGTCGACGACCTGGTGCGGTTCGCGGCCGAGGTGCAGGCGCCCCGGCTGCTGGACCCGCGGACGGTCGCGGAGGCGATGACCGTGCAGTTCCCGGGCACGAAGGGCGTCCTGCGGGGCTACGGGCACCAGAACCCCAACGACTGGGGGCTCGGCTTCGAGATCCGGGACTCCAAGGCCCCGCACTGGACGGGGGCCTCGTCGTCGCCGGGCACGTTCGGGCACTTCGGCCAGTCGGGGACGTTCCTGTGGATCGACCCGGTGGCCGGGCTGGCGTGCGTCGCGTTGGCGGACCGGGCGTTCGGGCCGTGGGCGGTCGAGGCCTGGCCCCCGTTCACGGACGCTGTGCTCGCCGAGGTCGGGAACGGTGTCTGATTCGTGAAGGAAACGACAACTCTTCGACGGTAGGGGTGGGTGCCCGGTCCGAAGGGCCCCGGGCACCGTTCCTTCGGCTAACGTCCCCCGTGCACATCAGCCGCACAGCTTTCGGGGGAACACCATGGGCGAGGCTCGCACGGGCGGACAGTTCCGGCCGTTGGAGGCCGGTGACCCGACGACCGTGGCGGGCTACCGGCTCGCGGCACGGCTCGGCTCCGGCGGCATGGGCACGGTCTATCTGTCGTACACACCGGGCGGACACCCGATCGCGCTGAAGACGATCCGGCCCGAGCTGAGCGAGGACCCCGAGTTCCGCCGCCGGTTCGAGCAGGAGGTGCGGGCCGCCCAGCGGGTGCAGGGCCTGTACACCGCCCCCGTCCTCGATCACGACACCGAGGGCACCCAGCCGTGGCTGGCCACCGCCTACGTACCCGGCCCGTCGCTGCACGCGGCGGTCGCCGAGCACGGCGCGCTGCCGCTGGACTCGGTCCTGCTGCTGCTCGCCGGGGTCGCGGAGGCGCTGTCGGTCATCCACGGCGCGGGCATCGTGCACCGCGATCTGAAGCCGTCCAATGTGCTGCTCGCCGCCGACGGGCCCCGGGTCATCGACTTCGGTATCGCGCGCGCCGCCGACGCCACCGCGCTGACCGGCACCGGCGTCTCCATCGGCACCCCGGCGTTCATGTCGCCGGAGCAGGCGGCGGGGAAGCCGGTCACGCCCGCGTCGGACATCTTCGCGCTCGGCCAGGTGGCGGCGTTCGCGGCCCGCGGTTCCGGCGCGTACGGCGACGGCCCCTCGCACGCGGTGCTGTACCGGATCGTCCACGAGGAGCCCGACCTCGGCGGTCTCCCGGACGAACTCCGGTTCATCGAGCGGTGTCTGGCCAAGGACCCGGCCGACCGGCCCTCCCCCGCCGAGGTCGTCGCCCTCTGCCAGGAGGCCTCACCCACCCCGCTGGTGCAGTCGGGTTCCTGGCTGCCGGAGGCGATCGGCGCCGACATCACCCGGCGGGTCTCCGCGTCGGCGGACCTGCTGGCCGAGCGGAGGAAAGCGGCCGAGGCCGCCACCTCGGCGACCCTGCCCCCACCGCCCACCGCGCCGGTGACACAGCCGGGTTCGCCGTCAGTGGACCACGGCGCGCAGACGGTCTTCGCGGCGCCGGCGACGTATCCCGGACCGACGACCCCGCCCCCGCCGGGCCCGGTCGGCCCGCCGTCGACGCCGTACCACCCGCACCCGGGGAGCCGGCAGCAGCCGTACCCCCAGGTCCATCCCCAGATCCATCCCCAAGGGCATCCGCAGGGGCATCCGCGTCCGCTGCCCCTTCCGCCGCCGCGCAACAACGTCGGCAAGTGGATCGGGATCGGAGTCGCGGTGGTGTTCGGGCTCGGCCTGCTCGGCAGCTGCGCGACGCTCGTGAAGAACCTCACGGGTTCGAGCGACTCCTCCAGCGGCTCGGTCGGCGGCACGTCGACCGGCTCGGACGGCGGTTCCTCCGAGTCCTCCAAGTCCTCCGAGTCCAAGCCGAAGTCCGACCCCGAACCGGTCACCTTCAAGGGCATCAACATCCCCGGCAACTACTACGTGCGCTTCGCGGACTCCCCGCCCAAGCCCCTCGACAGCGAGGTGGGCGCGCCGTACGAGGACGACGGGGACTTCTACTACTACTCGGACTCGCTGTTCGGGGAGAAGCGGCTGGGCAGCAGCAGCGAGAAGCTCGTCCTGCTGAGCAACTCCCAGAAGGGCTCCCTGGAAACCTGCCGGAACGAGACCCGCTACTCGGACCACGTCAAACTGGGCCAGGTCTCCCAGGGCTCCCAGATGTGCGTGCGCACCGACTCCGGCCACATCGGCCTGGTCACCTTCCAGGGATCGGCCCCGAGCGGGGACCCCAGCGACTACGTGTCGATCGACATCACGGTGTGGCGCAACGCGGAGGAACCGACCACCACGAACTGACGGACCGTCACCCGCCTTGTTCCAGCTCCCAGATCAGCACCTCGACCGGCCCGGCGACGGCGACCAGCTCCAACCCCTTCTCCCCTTCGGCCCGTACGGAGTCCCCGGGCTCCAACTCGTGGGCCCCGAGCCGCACGACACCCCGGACGACATGCGCGTACGTCCGCGCCGCGTCCGGTACGGCGATCCGCTCCCCCGCCGCGGCCGACCGCCGCACATGCAGCATCGCGCCGGCCTCGGGGACGGCGTACGGGGTGGAGTCGGCGATGCCGCGGACGATCTCGTACGCGGGGTCGCCGCCCGGGTCCGGCGGGGCCAGCCACATCTGCACGAAGGTGAGCGGTACGGAGCCGTCGTTGCGCTCGACGTGCCGTACGCCGCCCGCCGAGCTGAGCCGCTGGACGTCACCGGGCCGGACGACCGTCTCGTGCCCGGTGGTGTCGCGATGGGTCAGCTCGCCCTCGACGACCCAGGTGACGATCTCGGTGTGGCTGTGCGGATGCTCGTCGAACCCGGCACCGGGCGCGAGCCGCTCCTCGTTGCAGGCGATCACCGCGCCGAAACGGAGGTTGTCGGGGTCGTAGTGCGCCCCGAAGGAGAAGGCGTGCAGAGAGGCGATCCCCGCCTCCGGATCCCCACCGGGGTAACGCGCACCGGCGCGCCGCAGCTCCATCACGCTCCCCAAGGTAGCGCTGACCGGCACCACCCAACCCCTGGCAGGCGCGCACCCCCATGCAGACGAACGCACCCCCGGCCCACACACCCACGGCGCAGGCGAGCGCGGCGATAAGGCAGGCTTGGTCCCGTGCCCCAACCCGAAACCAGCAAACCCGAGTCCGCACCGCCCGCACACCCGCACGTCGCGACCCTGAAGCGGCTGGAGAAGTCGTCCGGAAGCCTCGCCGCGCAGGCCATCGCGCGGATGGACGAGACACTCCCCTGGTACCGGGCGATGCCGCCCGAGAACCGGTCGTGGATCGGGCTGGTCGCCCAGGCCGGTATCGCCGCGTTCACGGAGTGGTTCCGGCATCCGGACGCCCCGCAGGCCATCTCGACGGATGTGTTCGGGACCGCGCCGCGGGAACTGACCCGGGCGATCACGCTCCGACAGACCGTGGAGATGGTGCGGACGACCATCGAGGTCATGGAGTCCGCGATCGACGAGGTGGCGGCCCCCGGCGACGAGAGCGTGCTGCGCGAGGCCCTGCTCGTCTACGCGCGGGAGATCGCCTTCGCCACCGCGCAGGTGTACGCGCAGGCCGCCGAGGCCCGCGGCGCGTGGGACGCCCGGCTGGAGTCCCTGGTCGTGAACGCGGTGCTCAGCGGCGAGGCCGACGAGGGCGCGGTGAGCCGGGCCGCCGCCCTCGGCTGGAACTCCCCCGACCATGTCTGTGTGGTCCTCGGCACCGCCCCGGACGGCGACAGCGAGCTGACCGTGGAGGCCATCCGGCGCGCGGCCCGGCACGCCAAACTGCAGGTGCTCACGGGTGTGCTGGGCGACCGGCTGGTGGTGATCGCCGGTGGCAGCAACGAGCCGTTGCAGGTCGCGAAGTCGCTGATCGGGCCGTATGCGGCGGGGCCGGTGGTGGCCGGGCCGATCGTGCCCGACCTGCTGGCCGCGACCCGGTCCGCGCAGGCGGCGGCGGCCGGACTCAAGGCCTGCTCGGCGTGGCAGGACGCGCCGCGCCCCGTTCTGGCGGACGATCTGCTTCCGGAACGTGCGATCGCCGGTGATCCCAGTGCGCGCGAGCAACTGGTGGAGGAGATCTACAGACCACTGGAGGAGGCCGGCTCCGCTCTTCTGGAGACGCTCAGCGTCTATCTCGAACAGGCATCGAGCCTCGAAGGCGCGGCTCGTATGTTGTTCGTCCATCCCAACACCGTGCGCTACCGGCTCCGACGTGTGACTGACGTCACCGGCTGGTCGCCCTCCGATGTACGCTCTGCCTTCACCTTGCGGATCGCACTGATCCTGGGGCGTCTGGTGGATGGGGAACCCCAGCTCTAGGGTTTTGTCGGAGGGCTACAAAACCCCCTCGTGTTCTTCGTCCCTGTCCCCACGGGCGGCTGGAGCCGTCCCCAAGAGAGAGTGTGAGAGTGCTCGTACTCGTCGCTCCCGGCCAGGGCGCCCAGACGCCCGGCTTCCTGACTCCTTGGCTCGACCTCCCCGGCGCCGCCGACCGCCTCGGCGCGTGGTCGGACGCCATCGGGCTGGACCTCGCCCACTACGGGACCGAGGCCGACGCCGACGCGATCCGCGACACCGCCGTGGCCCAGCCGCTGCTCGTGGCGGCCGGACTGCTGTCCGCCGCCGCCCTGGGAGACCTCGTGCCCGGCGCGGTCGCCGGGCACAGCGTCGGCGAGATCACCGCCGCCGTGTTCGCCGAGGTCCTGGACGAAACGGCCGCGCTGACCCTCGTACGCAAGCGGGGCCTGGCCATGGCCGAGGCCGCCGCGATCACCGAGACCGGTATGTCGGCGCTGCTCGGCGGCGACCCCGAGGTGACGATCCCGCATCTGGAGAAGCTGGGGCTGACCCCGGCGAACGTGAACGGCGCGGGCCAGATCGTCGCCGCCGGCACCCTGGAGCAGCTGGCCGCCCTGGAGGCGGACAAGCCCGAGGGCGTCCGCCGCGTGGTGGCGCTCAAGGTGGCCGGTGCCTTCCACACGCACCACATGGCCCCCGCCGTGGAGACCCTCGCCAAGGCCGCCGAGGAGCTGACACCCGGGGACCCGAAGCTCACCTATGTCTCCAACAAGGACGGGCAGGCCGTCGCCACCGGCGCCGAGGTGCTCTCCCGGCTCGTCGGTCAGGTCGCCAACCCGGTCCGCTGGGACCTGTGCATGGAGACCTTCGAGGAGCTGGGCGTGACCGCGATCGTCGAGGTCTGCCCCGGCGGCACGCTCACCGGTCTCGCCAAGCGCGCCCTGCCGGGTGTGGCGACGGTGGCGCTCAAGACCCCCGACGACCTCGACGCCGCTCGCGCGCTCATCGCCGAGCACCAGAACTAGGAGCCCTGGAGCCATGTCGAAGATCAGGCCGAGCAAGGGCGCCCCTTACGCACGCATCCTCGGCGTGGGCGGTTACCGTCCGGTCCGGGTGGTGCCCAACGACGTGATCCTGGAGAAGATCGACTCGTCCGACGAGTGGATCCGCTCCCGCTCCGGCATCGAGACCCGGCACTGGGCGAACGACGAGGAGACCGTCGCCGCCATGTCGGTCGAGGCGTCCGGCAAGGCGATCGCCGACGCCGGGATCACCGCCGAGCAGATCGGCGCGGTCGTCGTCTCCACCGTCTCGCACTTCAGCCAGACCCCGGCCGTCGCCACCGAGATCGCCGACAAGCTGGGCACGGCCAGGGCCGCCGCCTTCGACATCTCGGCCGGCTGCGCGGGCTTCGGCTACGGCCTGACGCTCGCCAAGGGCATGGTCGTCGAGGGTTCGGCGGAGTACGTCCTCGTCATCGGTGTCGAGCGGCTGTCCGACCTGACCGACCTGGAGGACCGGGCCACCGCCTTCCTCTTCGGTGACGGTGCGGGCGCGGTCGTCGTCGGCCCCTCCGAGGAGCCGCACATCGGCCCGACGGTGTGGGGTTCCGAGGGCGACAAGTCCGGCGCGATCAAGCAGACGGTCCCGTGGAACGAGTACCGGATCGGTGACCTCGCAAGGCTCCCGCTCGACAGCGAGGGCAACGTCAAGTTCCCCGCGATCACGCAGGAGGGCCAGGCGGTCTTCCGCTGGGCCGTGTTCGAGATGGCGAAGGTCGCGCAGCAGGCGCTGGACGCGGCCGGAATCACCTCGGACGAACTGGACGTCTTCATTCCGCACCAGGCCAACGAGCGGATCATCGACTCGATGGTGAAGACACTCAAGCTGCCGGAGCATGTCACGGTCGCGCGTGATGTGCGTACCACCGGCAACACCTCGGCCGCCTCGATCCCGCTCGCGATGGAGCGGCTCCTGGCGACCGGTGAGGCGAAGAGCGGCGACACCGCGCTCGTCATCGGCTTCGGGGCGGGTCTCGTGTACGCCGCGACGGTCGTTACCCTCCCCTAGGCACCGCTGCCGGATCCTGTGGTCCGGCGCGGGAAAACGCACAACCTGCCGCTGACGCGGCGGGCCGCCAACCCTCTGGAAAACTAAGAAGGAGCGCCTGACATGGCCGCCACCCAGGAAGAGATCGTCGCCGGTCTCGCCGACATCGTGAACGAGATCGCCGGCATCCCGGTCGAGGACGTCCAGCTGGACAAGTCCTTCACCGACGACCTGG of Streptomyces phaeolivaceus contains these proteins:
- a CDS encoding IS3 family transposase (programmed frameshift) codes for the protein MVMKVYSAEFKADAVALYLSDPKNTFEGVGKDLGISRETLRNWVRAERARRGHVAGTSGSPRAAQTAEVTSDDVLKEENKQLRARIRELETEREILRRAAKYFAGGDQLVSRFQFVDDHRGAFGVKRLCRVLEVSRSGFYRWLKAASARMARAREDARLARRIREIHKESDGTYGIPRVTAELKAAGIDVNHKRVERVMRRIGLQGVHLRKKVRTTIPEPEAAPVPDLLRRGFTASEPNTKYVGDITYLPVGDGQFLYLATVLDLHSRRLAGWSIADHMRTELVTDALEAAARTRGGSLDGAVFHSDNGAQYASKEFAKVCSRLGVIRSRGAVGTSADNAAAESFNATLKRETLQGKKGWSGPREARLAVFRWVTRYNTRRRHSGLGYISPIAFEQRSVTLASAA
- a CDS encoding MerR family transcriptional regulator, translated to MTVMETTSTSSTASATTSDSCAGPPLKPRRPDGQDRYTISEVVDLTGLTAHTLRWYERIGLMPHIDRSHTGQRRYRNRDLDWLDLVGKLRLTGMPVADMVRYAELVREGDHTYTERFDLLKSTRDDVLSRIAELQDTLNVLDRKINFYADAGRALASERAS
- a CDS encoding GNAT family N-acetyltransferase — translated: MSLVRRATAEDALEVLRLRQVMIDSMGPPGTAGPTGWHTDSLPTLRRRLAGAEGEFAAFVVDRPERPDALAALVVGTVDYRIGKPGNPRGAVGHVFSVATDPECRRRGYARACMEVLVDWFREVGVGYVHLTASAEAEPLYASMGFRRRPDPLMQLDL
- a CDS encoding transposase, with amino-acid sequence MSRKLPLTEGETSRTACARTLVHAGVDEKTGEVLTAAVLAERVGWCTGLAVGMAASLLGEHWNAADVNTLAAEAGIAVVTVPPANTSKHCPHCLTPLRHRKSPDRPTIRGWKWAICPSCRWQDDRDQGAWRRIVARGLTHQTKTVVDKTSGAMVIRKVVDKFEAGAVITATPKTSRKDRSKTGPTRPLSNRPAPRRRGIPSPARPPGPAGKRPEGHAPTDRTRLPRAAHRHQGATAISTPTTGHAEQYLARDSISTLMPLRPGGQNPRRTLRFAWDRLADQRRSAMTCPRA
- a CDS encoding IS607 family transposase; the protein is MELLRMSKAAKRLGIHPMTLRQWALDGKIPFTWVGRERRFSSVDVENMKRGSDSSVSRPRLELLYARVSGSSGHESSLEAQEQELRATSTGTVVKVVKDRGSGLKENRPGLNRVIAMVADGSVTVVRVTHEDRLARFGLGWLKRLFAVYGVAVEVLHPKKLGGRDELLEDFASLVTTFAGRLYGMRSADNRRRLLAESGQCGEESRPR
- a CDS encoding serine hydrolase domain-containing protein; its protein translation is MKLVSLALIENWPVPTAAAAVVRADGTVLGSHGPTGHRFPLASVTKPLAAYATLVAYEEGAIELDEAAGPAGSTVRHLLAHTSGLAFDEHRVTVEPGVRRLYSNTGFEVLGDHVAKATDIPFAEYARQAVLEPLGMTATSLDGSPAKDGVSSVDDLVRFAAEVQAPRLLDPRTVAEAMTVQFPGTKGVLRGYGHQNPNDWGLGFEIRDSKAPHWTGASSSPGTFGHFGQSGTFLWIDPVAGLACVALADRAFGPWAVEAWPPFTDAVLAEVGNGV
- a CDS encoding serine/threonine-protein kinase; amino-acid sequence: MGEARTGGQFRPLEAGDPTTVAGYRLAARLGSGGMGTVYLSYTPGGHPIALKTIRPELSEDPEFRRRFEQEVRAAQRVQGLYTAPVLDHDTEGTQPWLATAYVPGPSLHAAVAEHGALPLDSVLLLLAGVAEALSVIHGAGIVHRDLKPSNVLLAADGPRVIDFGIARAADATALTGTGVSIGTPAFMSPEQAAGKPVTPASDIFALGQVAAFAARGSGAYGDGPSHAVLYRIVHEEPDLGGLPDELRFIERCLAKDPADRPSPAEVVALCQEASPTPLVQSGSWLPEAIGADITRRVSASADLLAERRKAAEAATSATLPPPPTAPVTQPGSPSVDHGAQTVFAAPATYPGPTTPPPPGPVGPPSTPYHPHPGSRQQPYPQVHPQIHPQGHPQGHPRPLPLPPPRNNVGKWIGIGVAVVFGLGLLGSCATLVKNLTGSSDSSSGSVGGTSTGSDGGSSESSKSSESKPKSDPEPVTFKGINIPGNYYVRFADSPPKPLDSEVGAPYEDDGDFYYYSDSLFGEKRLGSSSEKLVLLSNSQKGSLETCRNETRYSDHVKLGQVSQGSQMCVRTDSGHIGLVTFQGSAPSGDPSDYVSIDITVWRNAEEPTTTN
- a CDS encoding pirin family protein, whose product is MELRRAGARYPGGDPEAGIASLHAFSFGAHYDPDNLRFGAVIACNEERLAPGAGFDEHPHSHTEIVTWVVEGELTHRDTTGHETVVRPGDVQRLSSAGGVRHVERNDGSVPLTFVQMWLAPPDPGGDPAYEIVRGIADSTPYAVPEAGAMLHVRRSAAAGERIAVPDAARTYAHVVRGVVRLGAHELEPGDSVRAEGEKGLELVAVAGPVEVLIWELEQGG
- the fasR gene encoding fatty acid biosynthesis transcriptional regulator FasR codes for the protein MPQPETSKPESAPPAHPHVATLKRLEKSSGSLAAQAIARMDETLPWYRAMPPENRSWIGLVAQAGIAAFTEWFRHPDAPQAISTDVFGTAPRELTRAITLRQTVEMVRTTIEVMESAIDEVAAPGDESVLREALLVYAREIAFATAQVYAQAAEARGAWDARLESLVVNAVLSGEADEGAVSRAAALGWNSPDHVCVVLGTAPDGDSELTVEAIRRAARHAKLQVLTGVLGDRLVVIAGGSNEPLQVAKSLIGPYAAGPVVAGPIVPDLLAATRSAQAAAAGLKACSAWQDAPRPVLADDLLPERAIAGDPSAREQLVEEIYRPLEEAGSALLETLSVYLEQASSLEGAARMLFVHPNTVRYRLRRVTDVTGWSPSDVRSAFTLRIALILGRLVDGEPQL
- a CDS encoding ACP S-malonyltransferase, whose amino-acid sequence is MLVLVAPGQGAQTPGFLTPWLDLPGAADRLGAWSDAIGLDLAHYGTEADADAIRDTAVAQPLLVAAGLLSAAALGDLVPGAVAGHSVGEITAAVFAEVLDETAALTLVRKRGLAMAEAAAITETGMSALLGGDPEVTIPHLEKLGLTPANVNGAGQIVAAGTLEQLAALEADKPEGVRRVVALKVAGAFHTHHMAPAVETLAKAAEELTPGDPKLTYVSNKDGQAVATGAEVLSRLVGQVANPVRWDLCMETFEELGVTAIVEVCPGGTLTGLAKRALPGVATVALKTPDDLDAARALIAEHQN
- a CDS encoding ketoacyl-ACP synthase III codes for the protein MSKIRPSKGAPYARILGVGGYRPVRVVPNDVILEKIDSSDEWIRSRSGIETRHWANDEETVAAMSVEASGKAIADAGITAEQIGAVVVSTVSHFSQTPAVATEIADKLGTARAAAFDISAGCAGFGYGLTLAKGMVVEGSAEYVLVIGVERLSDLTDLEDRATAFLFGDGAGAVVVGPSEEPHIGPTVWGSEGDKSGAIKQTVPWNEYRIGDLARLPLDSEGNVKFPAITQEGQAVFRWAVFEMAKVAQQALDAAGITSDELDVFIPHQANERIIDSMVKTLKLPEHVTVARDVRTTGNTSAASIPLAMERLLATGEAKSGDTALVIGFGAGLVYAATVVTLP